The proteins below come from a single Micromonospora citrea genomic window:
- a CDS encoding MerR family transcriptional regulator, translating into MLIGEVARRSGVSARMLRHYESLGLVRPTGRTGVGYREYSGEDIRRIFHIESLRSLGLSLREVGRALDDPGFTPSALVDDLIRRTRERIAAETELLTRLRRIDAAGPADWADVLQVVALLHALGSESAGRRQRAALSTVEEDTVPVEALVEAILSESDPNVAGALRWALARSGDGGLALLAEGLRAPAAEVRRRAVQAVAEVPDGQATVLLKDALASADIVVRRHAALALGARGVADAVPTLVDMVVAEANDVDAADALSALASDPALTERIATRLVDRLADRAVGSSARRRLTQALADIPGATASRALAELSHDEDRAVALTAAYVLKLRDAR; encoded by the coding sequence GTGCTGATCGGTGAGGTGGCCCGACGGTCCGGGGTCAGCGCCCGCATGCTCAGGCATTATGAGTCCCTCGGCCTGGTGCGGCCGACGGGTCGTACCGGCGTCGGCTATCGGGAATACTCCGGCGAGGACATCCGACGGATCTTCCACATCGAGAGCCTGCGGTCGCTGGGGCTGTCGCTGCGTGAGGTCGGGCGCGCGCTCGACGATCCCGGCTTCACGCCCTCGGCACTCGTCGACGACCTCATCCGGCGCACGCGGGAACGCATCGCGGCGGAGACGGAACTGCTCACCCGACTCCGTCGGATCGACGCCGCCGGACCCGCCGACTGGGCGGACGTCCTCCAGGTCGTCGCCCTGCTCCATGCGCTCGGGTCGGAGAGCGCCGGAAGGCGCCAGCGCGCAGCCCTGTCGACGGTCGAGGAGGATACGGTGCCGGTGGAGGCCCTGGTCGAGGCGATCCTGAGCGAGTCCGACCCGAACGTCGCCGGAGCCCTCCGGTGGGCGCTGGCGCGATCGGGTGACGGCGGGCTGGCGCTGCTGGCGGAGGGCCTCCGCGCGCCCGCGGCGGAGGTGCGGAGACGCGCCGTCCAGGCCGTCGCCGAGGTGCCGGACGGCCAGGCGACCGTACTGCTTAAGGACGCCCTCGCGAGCGCCGACATCGTGGTCCGCAGGCACGCGGCGCTGGCGCTCGGGGCCCGTGGAGTGGCCGACGCGGTCCCGACGCTCGTCGACATGGTCGTCGCGGAGGCGAACGACGTCGACGCGGCCGACGCGCTGAGCGCGCTGGCGAGCGATCCCGCGCTGACGGAGCGGATCGCCACCCGGCTCGTCGACCGCCTCGCCGACCGCGCCGTCGGATCGTCCGCCCGCCGCCGGCTGACCCAGGCGCTCGCGGACATTCCGGGGGCCACGGCGTCGCGCGCCCTGGCGGAGCTGTCGCATGACGAGGACCGCGCCGTCGCGCTCACGGCGGCGTACGTCCTCAAGCTGCGCGACGCGCGGTGA
- a CDS encoding HEAT repeat domain-containing protein yields the protein MSHQDADIQRALRGLEHGDSSVRLRAALAVGTTPDPRLVDKLVERCAIEPEFYVREMLTWALTRHPASVTVPKLVDELRPERAARRRGGPAAGRAERTRARSQALHTLSKIGDGRAWPAITRELLTDPDDEVARSAWRAAVVLVPEGEEPGLAGVLATQLGRGGRETQLSLSRALIALGEVSTPVLRAATTDPDPRVRQHAIATQRLADDPDAGFEFAIEEAKRVVALGRTSQEG from the coding sequence ATGTCGCACCAGGACGCCGACATACAGCGGGCGCTGCGGGGGCTGGAGCACGGCGACTCGTCGGTGCGGCTGCGGGCGGCGCTGGCGGTCGGCACGACCCCCGACCCGAGGCTCGTCGACAAGCTCGTCGAGCGATGCGCGATCGAACCCGAGTTCTACGTGCGCGAGATGCTCACCTGGGCGCTCACCCGCCACCCGGCATCCGTGACGGTCCCGAAGCTCGTCGACGAACTCCGGCCGGAGCGCGCAGCCCGGCGACGGGGCGGGCCAGCGGCGGGACGAGCGGAGCGAACGCGGGCGCGCAGCCAGGCGCTGCACACGCTGTCGAAGATCGGGGATGGGCGGGCGTGGCCGGCCATCACCCGCGAACTGCTGACCGACCCCGACGACGAGGTGGCGCGGAGCGCCTGGCGCGCGGCGGTCGTACTCGTGCCCGAAGGCGAGGAGCCCGGGCTGGCCGGAGTGCTGGCGACGCAGCTCGGGCGCGGCGGGCGGGAGACGCAGCTGAGCCTCAGCCGGGCGCTGATCGCGCTCGGTGAGGTCAGCACGCCGGTCCTGCGCGCCGCGACGACGGACCCCGACCCCCGCGTACGCCAGCACGCGATCGCCACGCAACGGCTGGCGGACGACCCGGACGCGGGATTCGAGTTCGCCATCGAAGAGGCGAAGCGTGTGGTGGCCCTCGGCCGGACCAGCCAGGAGGGGTGA
- a CDS encoding ABC transporter permease, protein MSAFTGTGRLARLVLRRDRVRLAVWVLGTPLLGYALAGSVKEFYPDPEARVGYATTSASSLVARAFNGPIAGTDLGAVVVAETYVTLALLAALLSTFAVVRHTRQNEETGRAELLGASAVGRYALLTAALLVVVAANVLAAALLAVAVAGAGLPLAGSVAAAAAIGGVGVAFTGVAAVTAQLSVTSRGANALAAAAVGIAFLLRAAGDVLGEQTGGGTRVVSAWPSWLSPLGWGNQVRAFAGERWWTLALPVALLVAGVALAYALAERRDIGAGLVAPRRGPATAAPRLLSPAGLAWRLQRGALLGWAIGVAVLGFSMGIAGDEFNAMIEENPAAAEAISAMGGGARLIDAYLAAMLGLFALTIGAYVVQALLRTRGDETDGLLEAVLATAVSRTRWLTTQVVAATLGALALVLLGGLTTGLGYGLVAGDPLGQAAELGGAALVRLPALLVVAGVVTALFGLLPRWSVVLSWTALIGFLLLGQLGAVLDLPQAALNLSPYTHVPSAPAVDPAALPLVVLTAIAAALLAAGLTGFRRRDVPS, encoded by the coding sequence ATGAGCGCGTTCACCGGCACCGGGCGGCTCGCCCGCCTCGTGCTGCGCCGCGACCGGGTCCGGCTCGCCGTCTGGGTGCTCGGCACCCCCCTGCTCGGCTACGCCCTCGCCGGCAGCGTCAAGGAGTTCTATCCGGACCCCGAGGCCCGCGTCGGGTATGCCACCACGTCCGCGTCCAGCCTGGTCGCCCGCGCGTTCAACGGGCCGATCGCCGGCACCGACCTCGGCGCGGTGGTGGTCGCCGAAACCTACGTCACGCTGGCCCTGCTCGCCGCGCTGCTGAGCACCTTCGCGGTGGTCCGGCACACCCGGCAGAACGAGGAGACCGGCCGGGCCGAGCTGCTCGGCGCCTCCGCCGTCGGCCGGTACGCGCTGCTCACCGCCGCCCTGCTGGTCGTCGTCGCGGCGAACGTGCTGGCCGCGGCCCTGCTCGCCGTCGCCGTCGCCGGCGCGGGCCTGCCGCTCGCCGGCTCCGTCGCGGCGGCGGCCGCCATCGGGGGCGTCGGGGTGGCCTTCACCGGCGTCGCCGCCGTCACCGCCCAGCTGTCCGTCACGTCCCGGGGCGCGAACGCGCTCGCCGCCGCCGCCGTCGGAATCGCCTTCCTGCTCCGCGCCGCCGGTGACGTGCTGGGCGAGCAGACCGGCGGCGGCACCCGGGTGGTCAGCGCCTGGCCGTCCTGGCTCTCCCCGCTCGGCTGGGGCAACCAGGTCCGCGCCTTCGCCGGCGAACGCTGGTGGACGCTGGCGTTGCCCGTCGCGCTGCTGGTCGCCGGGGTGGCGCTCGCCTACGCCCTCGCCGAGCGGCGGGACATCGGCGCCGGGCTCGTCGCGCCCCGGCGCGGGCCGGCGACCGCCGCGCCCCGGCTGCTCAGCCCCGCCGGGCTGGCCTGGCGGTTGCAGCGCGGCGCGCTGCTCGGCTGGGCGATCGGGGTGGCGGTGCTCGGGTTCTCGATGGGCATCGCCGGCGACGAGTTCAACGCCATGATCGAGGAGAACCCGGCCGCCGCCGAGGCGATCAGCGCGATGGGCGGCGGCGCGCGACTCATCGACGCGTACCTCGCGGCGATGCTGGGGCTGTTCGCGCTGACCATCGGGGCGTACGTCGTGCAGGCGCTGCTGCGCACGCGCGGCGACGAGACCGACGGCCTGCTGGAGGCGGTGCTGGCCACGGCGGTCAGCCGCACCCGCTGGCTGACCACCCAGGTGGTCGCCGCGACGCTCGGCGCGCTCGCCCTCGTGCTGCTGGGCGGCCTCACCACCGGGCTCGGCTACGGCCTCGTCGCCGGCGACCCCCTCGGCCAGGCGGCCGAGCTGGGCGGGGCGGCGCTGGTGCGGCTGCCGGCCCTGCTGGTGGTGGCCGGGGTGGTGACCGCGCTGTTCGGGCTGCTGCCACGCTGGTCGGTGGTGCTGTCCTGGACGGCGCTGATCGGGTTCCTGCTGCTCGGGCAGCTCGGCGCGGTGCTCGACCTGCCGCAGGCGGCGCTGAACCTGTCGCCGTACACGCACGTGCCGTCGGCGCCGGCGGTCGACCCGGCGGCGCTGCCGCTGGTCGTCCTGACCGCGATCGCGGCGGCGCTGCTCGCGGCCGGCCTGACCGGCTTCCGCCGCCGCGACGTCCCGAGCTGA